One window of the Aptenodytes patagonicus chromosome 5, bAptPat1.pri.cur, whole genome shotgun sequence genome contains the following:
- the RNF2 gene encoding E3 ubiquitin-protein ligase RING2, translating into MSQAVQTNGTQPLSKTWELSLYELQRTPQEAITDGLEIVVSPRSLHSELMCPICLDMLKNTMTTKECLHRFCADCIITALRSGNKECPTCRKKLVSKRSLRPDPNFDALISKIYPSRDEYEAHQERVLARISKHNNQQALSHSIEEGLKIQAMNRLQRGKKQQIENGSGAEDNGDSSHCSNASTHSNQEAGPSNKRTKTSDDSGLELDNNNTAVAIDPVMDGASEIELVFRPHPTLMENDDSAQTRYIKTSGNATVDHLSKYLAVRLALEELRSKGESNQMNLDTASEKQYTIYIATANGQFTVLNGSFSLELVSEKYWKVNKPMELYYAPTKEHK; encoded by the exons ATGTCTCAAGCCGTGCAGACGAACGGGACGCAACCTTTAAGCAAAACATGGGAGCTCAGTTTGTACGAACTGCAAAGAACGCCTCAG GAAGCAATCACTGATGGCTTGGAAATAGTGGTGTCACCGAGGAGCCTGCACAGTGAACTGATGTGTCCCATCTGTTTGGATATGTTAAAAAACACGATGACGACAAAAGAATGTTTGCATCGCTTCTGTGCTGATTGTATCATTACAGCCCTCAGGAGTGG CAACAAAGAATGTCCCACATGTCGTAAAAAGCTAGTTTCAAAAAGATCACTGAGACCAGATCCCAATTTTGATGCTCTCATCAGTAAAATTTATCCAAGCCGAGATGAATATGAAGCTCATCAGGAGAGAGTGCTAGCAAGAATCAGCAAGCACAATAACCAGCAAGCTTTAAGTCACAGCATTGAGGAAGGATTAAAGATTCAGGCTATGAACAG GCTACAGAGGGGCAAGAAACAACAGATTGAGAATGGTAGTGGAGCAGAAGATAATGGTGACAGTTCACACTGTAGCAATGCCTCAACACACAGCAATCAGGAAGCGGGGCCTAGTAATAAAAGGACCAAAACTTCGGATGATTCTGGGCTAGAACTGGACAATAACAACACAGCTGTGGCAATAGACCCTGTAATGGATGGTGCTAGTGAAATTGAATTAGTCTTCAGGCCTCATCCGACCCTCATGGAAAACGATGACAGTGCACAGACGAG ATACATCAAGACCTCAGGCAATGCCACCGTTGATCACTTGTCCAAGTACCTAGCTGTGAGATTGGCTTTGGAGGAGCTTCGTAGCAAAGGAGAATCAAACCAGATGAACCTTGACACGGCCAGTGAGAAGCAGTATACCATTTACATTGCTACCGCCAATGGGCAGTTCACT